The Corallococcus caeni region GCAACGCGGGCAAGGCGCGCGGGCTGGTGAAGAACATCGCGCCGCTCGTGAGCCAGCACACGGCCCTGTGCCGCGCCGGCTGCCAGACGGCCCTGGAGCACGCCATCATGACGTCGCCCGACGCGCGCGACCCGGCCATGGTGGAGAAGCTCTCCGCGGTGGCGGGCCGCGTCCTCAAGCGCTGAACGCGGGAACAAGGAAGACACGGCGATGAAAGTCCAAGGCGTTCCGATGCGCTCCATCTGGGTCGAGTCCGACGGCTGGAGCGTCGGCGTCATCGACCAGACGCGCCTGCCGCACGCGTTCGTGAAGGTGAAGCTGTCCACGGCGGATGAAGCCGGTCACGCCATCCGCAGCATGCTCGTGCGGGGCGCGCCGCTCATCGGCGCCACGGCCGCGTATGGCGTGTGTCTGGCCATGCGGCAGGACGCGTCCGACGGCGCGCTGGAGCAGGCGCTGACGATGCTGCGGGCCACGCGGCCCACGGCGGTGAACCTGCACTGGGCGCTGGACGGGATGCGCGCGGCGCTGACGCCCCTGAAGCCTTCCGAGCGCGTGGCGGCGGCGTACCGGCAGGCGGCGGCGCTGTGCGACGAGGACGTGGCCATCAACCGCGCCATCGGCGAGCACGCGCTCAAGCTGTTCCAGGCGGCGTGGGACAAGAAGGGCCGCAAGGGCCGGCTCAACGTGCTCACGCACTGCAACGCCGGCTGGCTGGCCACGGTGGACTGGGGCACGGCGCTGGCGCCCATGTACCTGGCGCACGACGCGGGCCTGCCCCTGCACGTCTGGGTGGATGAGACGCGCCCGCGCAACCAGGGCGCGGTGCTGACGGCGTGGGAGCTGGGACAGCACGGCGTCCCGCATACGGTCATCGCGGACAACGTCGGCGGCCACCTGATGCAGCACGGGGAAGTGGACCTGTGCATCGTCGGCACGGACCGCACGACGGCCCACGGCGACGTGGCGAACAAGATCGGCACGTACCTCAAGGCGCTGGCCGCGAAGGACAACGGCGTGCCGTTCTACGTGGCGCTGCCGTCGCCCACCATCGACTGGACCATCCACGACGGCGTGAAGGAGATCCCCATCGAGCAGCGCGACGGCGCGGAGCTCAGCGACGTGACGGGCCGGCTGCCGTCGGGGGACATCGCCACGGTGCGGATCACGCCTCCGGGCAGCCCCGCCGCGAACTACGCGTTCGACGTGACGCCCGCGCGGCTGGTGACGGCGCTCGTCACGGAGCGCGGCGTGTGCCCGGCGACGGAGGAGGGGATGCTGTCGCTCTTCCCGGAGCGGCGCGCGCAGCGGAGCGCGGCGAAGTGAGCGGGGTGGGGGGCCACCTGGCGCTGCGCGAGGCGATGGTGGCCACCGCGCGGCGGATGAACACGTCCGGGCTGAACCAGGGTACGTCCGGCAACCTGAGCCAGCGGGTGGAGGGCGGCTTCCTCCTCACGCCGTCCGGGATGAACTACGAGACGATGACGCCGGAGGACCTGGTCCTCATGCGCTTCGACGGCTCGCACGAGGGCCACCGCAAGCCGTCCACCGAGTGGCAGCTGCACCGGGACCTCCTCCAGGCGCGGCCGGAGGTGGGCGCGGTGCTGCACTCGCACAGCATGTTCAGCACCACGCTGGCGTGCCTGCGCCGGGGCATCCCCGCGTTCCACTACATGGTGTCCGCGGCGGGCGGCACGGACGTGCGGTGCGCGGAGTACGCCACCTTCGGCACCCCGGAGCTGGCGCGCAACATGATGGTGGCCCTGGAGGGCCGCAAGGCGTGCCTGCTGGCCAACCACGGGCTGGTGGCGGTGGGCGCGGATTTGCCCGGGGCCTTCAAGCTGGCGGTGGAGGTGGAGACGCTGGCGGCCATGTACTGGCGCGCTCTCCAGCTGGGCGAACCGGTGCTGCTGGACGACGCCGAGATGGAGCGCGTGTTCCAGCAATTCCGGGGGTATGGGCAGTAGGAAGTGCCTCGCGCACACGTTCCTGCATGATTCTCCGGGTCCCTGCCTCTAAGTCGGGAGGGGCGGGCCCGGGTGGGTCATCTCCGGTTCCCTGGAGGCGTCGGCATGCGGTGGGTTCTCGGGTGCATGGTGGTGATGGCACTGGGGTGTGCCTCGATCATGCCGGGGGGGCGGGAGCCCCTGGATGCGCGGCTGGCGGACGCGCTCCAGGCCTATGACCAGGCCGTGACGCTCTACGACGAGGGCCGGTACGCCGAGGCCATGGCGCCCGGAGCCAGGGCCCTGGCGCTGCGGGAGACCGTGCTCGGGGAGTCGCATCCGGACGTGGCCTACGCCCTGAACCTGCTGGGGGAGCTGTACCGGCTGCAGGGGGACTTCGCCCGGGCGGGCGTCCTCCACGAGCGCGCGCTGGCCATCCGGGAAGCGGTGGTGAACGACGACGCCGCGAGGTCCGTCACCGCGGCCGCGCTGCTCAGCTTCGCCGCCTCCCCCGCGATGGAGACGGACCGTCAGGCGGGGGGCTTCTACGACCACGGGCACGCCTTCGCCCGGCGGACGAACAACCTGTACAGCCTGGACAAGCGCCGCCGCATGGGCGCGTTCGCCAGCCAGGAAGCGACCCTCAACGAGAACCAGTCCGCCTACGCCGAGTCCCTCAACAACCTGGCCAACCTCTACCAGCAGCAGGGGCTCTACAGCCGGGCGGAGCCGCTCTACTCGCGCGCGTTGGATTTGCGGGAGAACGTGCTCGGCAAGCAGCACCTCACCGTCGCGGACTCGCTCAACAACCTGGCGCTGCTCTACCGGGAGCAGGGCCTCTACAGCCGGGCGGAGCCGCTGTACGTGCGGGCGCTCTCCCTGCGCGAGTCGGCGCTGGGCAAGAAGCATCCCCTGGTCGCGGACTCGCTGGACACCCTGGCCACGCTCTACCAGGACCAGGGCCTCTACAGCCGCGCGGAGCCGCTGGGCCTGCGCGCGCTCGCCATCCGGGAGTCGGCGCTGGGCAAGAAGGATCCCCTGGTGGCGGACTCGCTCAACAACCTGGCCAATCTCTATCAGGACCAGGGGCTGTATGACCGGGCCGAGCCGCTCTACGCGCGCGCGCTCGCCATCCGGGAGGCGGCTCCCGACAGCAGCGCTTCGGACCTGGCCGCCGCGCTCAACAACCTGGCCACGCTCTATCAAGCGCAGGGGAAGTACGCCCGGGCCGAGCCGCTCTATGCGCGCGCGCTCGGGCTCTGGGAGGCGGCGCTCGGCAGGAATCACCCGCACGTCGCCGCGTCGCTCAACAACCTGGCCACGCTCTACCGCAAGCAGGGGAAGCTCACCCAGGCGGAGCCGCTCTACGCGCGCGCGCTGGCCATCTGGGAGGAGGTGCTCGGCAAGAACCACCCGGACGTCGCCGGCTCGCTCAACAACCTGGCCAATCTCTACCGGGACCAGGGGATGTACAGCCAGGCGGAGCCGCTCTACGCGCGCGCGCTGGCCATCCGTGAGGCGGTGCTGGGCAAGAACCACCCGGACCTGGCGGCCTCGCTCAACAACCTGGCCCTCCTGCGTCTGGCGCAGCGCCGCCTGGAGGACGCCGTGCCGCTGTTCACGCGCGCCTTCGCCGTCTCCGAGCAGCGCCTGCGCCGCGAGGCCCTGGAGTTCTCCGAGGCGCGGCTGGCCAGCTTCCTCCAGCACCTGCGCGCGGACGAGGAGCAGCTCTATGCGCTCGTGCGCGCGCACCCGGACTCCGCTGGCGTCCGGCGCCTGGCCCTGAGCGCGGCGCTGCTGCTCAAGGGCCGCTCCGTCGAGGAGACGGCCGACATCT contains the following coding sequences:
- the mtnA gene encoding S-methyl-5-thioribose-1-phosphate isomerase gives rise to the protein MKVQGVPMRSIWVESDGWSVGVIDQTRLPHAFVKVKLSTADEAGHAIRSMLVRGAPLIGATAAYGVCLAMRQDASDGALEQALTMLRATRPTAVNLHWALDGMRAALTPLKPSERVAAAYRQAAALCDEDVAINRAIGEHALKLFQAAWDKKGRKGRLNVLTHCNAGWLATVDWGTALAPMYLAHDAGLPLHVWVDETRPRNQGAVLTAWELGQHGVPHTVIADNVGGHLMQHGEVDLCIVGTDRTTAHGDVANKIGTYLKALAAKDNGVPFYVALPSPTIDWTIHDGVKEIPIEQRDGAELSDVTGRLPSGDIATVRITPPGSPAANYAFDVTPARLVTALVTERGVCPATEEGMLSLFPERRAQRSAAK
- a CDS encoding class II aldolase/adducin family protein, with protein sequence MSGVGGHLALREAMVATARRMNTSGLNQGTSGNLSQRVEGGFLLTPSGMNYETMTPEDLVLMRFDGSHEGHRKPSTEWQLHRDLLQARPEVGAVLHSHSMFSTTLACLRRGIPAFHYMVSAAGGTDVRCAEYATFGTPELARNMMVALEGRKACLLANHGLVAVGADLPGAFKLAVEVETLAAMYWRALQLGEPVLLDDAEMERVFQQFRGYGQ
- a CDS encoding CHAT domain-containing tetratricopeptide repeat protein translates to MRWVLGCMVVMALGCASIMPGGREPLDARLADALQAYDQAVTLYDEGRYAEAMAPGARALALRETVLGESHPDVAYALNLLGELYRLQGDFARAGVLHERALAIREAVVNDDAARSVTAAALLSFAASPAMETDRQAGGFYDHGHAFARRTNNLYSLDKRRRMGAFASQEATLNENQSAYAESLNNLANLYQQQGLYSRAEPLYSRALDLRENVLGKQHLTVADSLNNLALLYREQGLYSRAEPLYVRALSLRESALGKKHPLVADSLDTLATLYQDQGLYSRAEPLGLRALAIRESALGKKDPLVADSLNNLANLYQDQGLYDRAEPLYARALAIREAAPDSSASDLAAALNNLATLYQAQGKYARAEPLYARALGLWEAALGRNHPHVAASLNNLATLYRKQGKLTQAEPLYARALAIWEEVLGKNHPDVAGSLNNLANLYRDQGMYSQAEPLYARALAIREAVLGKNHPDLAASLNNLALLRLAQRRLEDAVPLFTRAFAVSEQRLRREALEFSEARLASFLQHLRADEEQLYALVRAHPDSAGVRRLALSAALLLKGRSVEETADISRAVYRSLGPEERGTFEQLRKLRTQLASLSLHGPGALAPSVYQGQLTALTAQGDALEATLASRSAPLRALAALPSPEDIVDRVAESLPKDGALVEFITYEDRPLVQGTGTPQLRCLALVLLPDADIHALDLGPAGPIEAAASSLRDALARRDAAFEDSAHALYQLAFQPLLPLLGKARRLFLSPDGELALVPFAALHDGQRYLVDGYDFTYVTSGKDLLPRAQQPQPASSVVVLADPAFNTGPRTAELPTGGASLVAERSPSTRREDLVARDWAPVPLPGSREEAEAIQRLFPQAQLFLGAKATKERLLQLRTPGILHLATHGFFLEDATAQESSRAVATFGALGEDPQPVRPPDPLLRSGLLLAGETEQKSTSDSALVTALELAGLDLWGTQLVVLSACDTGRGAVRRGQGVYGLRRAFLVAGAETVVMSLWKVDDATTRTLMETYYRHLLGGEGLATALREAMRELRKAQPHPHYWAPFIAMGRDTPLRLLDAGGMAQAGGG